The Heteronotia binoei isolate CCM8104 ecotype False Entrance Well chromosome 11, APGP_CSIRO_Hbin_v1, whole genome shotgun sequence genome includes the window AGAGTTGAGTTCCTTTTCAGTGCTCTCCAAAATGTTCAGTTTTTCCCTTTGAAAAATGAGGGGTGGAAAATAACAGGGTAGTTGATGCTTTCCTAGTTTGTTTTTCCTGGGCCTTGATATCTATAGTTGCTTCCTGCCCCAATAGGTGGTAGAGGCCTTTTGTCAGTGTCCTGAGATATGAACTGTTAACCTCAACATCTGTGCTTATCACACATTTAAAAAGAATGTTACCTGTAGAGGTCTTCCTCCTTCATCCTCTGGGttaaaaaaaagacattatatTTTTAGGCCATTTCTAGATAACCCTACTAGTAAACTTGGTCAATTTAGTTTGAAGCCTCACTGTACTTGTTAGAAAAAAATGGGATTGTTGACTTAGTATGAGAGTATTTATAACTGAATATTGAAACATTGGTTTCTATTTTCTCTCCTGCCACCTCTGAAAGGTTATTTGAGTATGCATTCAGCATTAAGCTCCCAGTCCTCCGTTGAAAGTGAACTCAGTACATCAGATGACTCCATATCAATGGGATACAAACTGCAGGATTTGACCGATGTCCAGGTTATGGCCCGCCTACAGGAAGAAAGTACGTGAAAGCCATTTAATCCCTCATCTACATCAAGACCGCCTTTTCTTCTaggaaagggcttttttttaaaaaagcctgtaTATGCCAAAATAAATTTATTTGCTATTTATTctgttttgtattgttttaaatagcTGCACAATCTGATCACTTAGCCTGGACAATTAATTGAATGGCtttgccaggagagccagtttggtgtagtggttaagtgtgcggactcttatctgggagaaccgggtttgattccccactcctccacctgcacctgctggaatggccttgggtcagccatagctctggcagaggttgtccttgaaagggcagctgctgggagagccctctccagccccacccacctcacagggtgtctgttgtgggggaggaaggtaaaggagattgtgagccgctctgagactcttcggagtggagggcgggatataaatccaatatcttcttcttcttcttcttgctgagtAAATAAAATTGTCCTCACCAGTGTGGAATGTAAGGAGTGGACTGATGTTGCTCTGGTTATCTAAGGCTTGGTACAAACTGACTTTCAAGCTCATTGCAGCTGTTCTAGAGCTAGGGCAGTCTTTAGCACAGAAGGCTGGGGTTGTTGGCTGGAATCTGAACAGAGGATGCTTCTGCTTAGAACTTGCCTTCCTAATAAATTACAGAAAAAGAACAGGAGCAGAAGACATGACTATGTAGGTTGGTTTATTGTTATCTTTTTGGAGATGGTCCACAAAAGAAAGTGGGATGAATGGAAGGGTCGCAAAGAAGCTTGCTTAGCAGACTTCGTTCTCCTTTTTTTCATTAGTATTTTGAGAATCCTGTTCAAACACAACCCTCCCCCTCACATAGCTATCCACCACTACCTTTTGCCATTTTAGGCATGTTTTTAACTTgagttttttctttaaaaattgggAGCTCAAATGGATTTGGGGTTGCAGAGCATGTGCTGGGGGGAGAAAATCAAATGCTAAAGGATTGTCTTTGTGCTGTTTGCTCCACCTTTAATGTAACCAGCATTACCAAAGTTGCCTAGCTTCTCTGATGAGAATTTAGAGTCACATTTAGAGAATTTAGATCCAGCAATGATTGTGTCCTCTATGGCCATATTTAGGTCTCCGTCAAGACTGTGCTTCCAGCTCAGCCTCCGTTTCTCGCCGCAGCTCCAGTGCCTCCTTGCATTCTTTGCGCAGAGGCACCTACAGTGACCAGGACTTTGACACATACAGTCTGGATGACGAAGATGACGACTGTTCCCTTTCCTATCACAGCAGCCACAGATATTCTCCATCCCCCCTCAGCTCTCCACGGTGCCAGTCCCCATCCACAAACACGGACTACGGCAGGGCGACAGGCACCCGGATTCGGCCCCCACGGAGAACAATGCAAAGTCCTATGCAAGACAGATTGAAATACTCTGGGAATGAAGGTATGTGATACAGTTGCCAAGTATGCCCAATTCTGGTATTCTGGGATGCATAGCTTTAGCCAGCTGGGGTATATGTATGTGTTAGAGAATATACATGGAAGCAATTGTATTCCTTGCCACTTCTCTTTCTGCACAGAGGAGCTGCGACACAGCATGCCTAACCTGGCCAGAACAGGTCTGCGTTCCTTGGAGTCTGTAAGGAACAGCCGCAGCTTGGAGTCAGATCTCCAGGTTCCTGGTAACCGTCTCTCCAGAATCCAGCAACCATCAGGCAGTAAGTCATGAATACTCTTGTGATTCATTTGCTATTCTGCCTTAAAATCCTGTGGTCTTATTTATgccctctttctccctctattTCAAGGTCTGGCACCAAGCAAGCTCCGCTATTCCTCCGGCGCTGGGCAGTCTCCTTTAACCGTCCGACAGCCAATGAAAGCAGGCTCCTGTGCAAACACTCTCCTACCCCCACGACAGCCTGTTAGAGCCACTGGTTATGCTGGTCCTACTGGAAGAGTTCGAAAGCTGCCATCTTCCACGCTCAGCCCAGCTTCTGCAGGCAGTAACAGTTCTGTAGCTAGAAGCAGTTGTGTAACCACTGGAGCAAAGAATTCCCTGGCTAAAAACCGAACATCTGTAGGGGGAGCAACTGCTCCAAAGGGCAAGTTGAGCCAGCCAGCCAAGAGGTAAGAACAAAGTAGCCTGAAATGGTAGGTGAAGAGACAGTGACACTATGTCCTGCAAAGTGAGCATTGCCAAAGTGAGCACTTGGCCATCATATGTCGAGTTCCTGtttccaggagcttacagcaaGGCTGGTTTTGCTGGTGCTGAACTGGATGAATGACTGTTTGTATAATTCTGTTTTAAACAGAATGGATATTTGCAAGAAAGAATGTCATGAATGAAATTGGGATGTTTGATCTGTGTTGCTTGTGAAGCTGGCCTCTGTGGGACTAGGTCAAAACCAGTGTCCGTGGTCAGCAAGGAGCCTGATGCCAGATAGCTACAGGGCTGTCAAGAGAACTTTTTTCAAAAAGGACACTTGTGTGATTTTGACAGCCAATGTTGTTCAAAAATATGCACATTAAAATCTGAACAGTTTTGCTTCCTCAGTAATTTATATGGGGGCAAGAGGATGTAAAAAATCCTCATTCAGTGGATGCATTCTGGCAAGAGATATATTCTGTGAGTTTGCTGATCACACTTTTCTTGAGAGGTAGTACGGTATAGAGCTTATAGTGATAGGCTACAATTGGGTAGATCTTCATTTCATCGCCTGCTAAaacatgaagttcactgggtgaccatgggcagTCAAGTcactctgtcagcctaacctaccctcaTAGGCTTGTGACTATAAAATGGAGAGAGCCACGTGTGCTACCTTGATCTCCTTGGAGGAAAAATGGGATAGAAAGTAACATTGCACAACTCTAATAGTACTTACCTAAAGTAGTAAATCTGTATATGTTCCAGCAGATTTCCAAAAGCCGCTGTTTCTATCGATGACTCTTGGAAGGATGGGTGTTACTGAGCCAATGTGAAGAAATGCTGAAAAACAGCCAGATATTGATGATTATGAGGTAGGTGGACTAAAGCCCAGCTGGCTGGGCAGAAGAAGGTCGTGGAAGCTCACTTCCCATTGCTACCGGACTTGACCAACTTGGACAATCTTTACTTGAACTGAGACCTCCTCTTGCCTTTGCTTTGACTTGATGGTGGAAACTGACTGCCTTTTTGTTCCTGCTGTTATGTTCTTGCTGCTGAGCCCAGATAACTATCTGATAGTAGCACCCGTatttggaatatatatatatatatggcggCCTGGTGTCTACACTTGAACTTCCCCCCCTGTGCTCACAGAAGAAAGTAGTGTGGGTTGAAGTTCTTGTACTACTAGCAAGAAGCTTTGATTCCTTGGCACTTTTGAGGGGCATTAGAAAAATAATGAAAATTTGAAAATGTCACCTGGAGCAtcaatttcccttccccccggggactgagaggttttttaaaaacttgttctATATTAGGTATTTCCTCACTACTTTTATTATTGTAGAGGCTGAAGCAGGTTTTTATATCTATTGGTAATACAAAATTTGTATCTCCTGTCACAAGAGAGTGTCTCAGCTCACAAACCAGCACCACCACCAGTTAAGACTTTTGTGCTGTCATGTGTGCGGGATTGCTGTGAAGTCGTTTTGTACCTGACTTGCTCTCTTTTGAACTGGGTGTAGGCGATGGTGCTGcttccaaaaaacccccccaaacccTGACCACAAATCAGGTATTTCTCTCTGGTTACCCTCACCCCAATCCCAAATGCTAAAATGTTCTGTTCTGCTTTTGTATAACTTTtctactgtgattttttttttaagtgaaggaactgggtttttaaactaaatcagTGGCCGCTGAAGCTTATTGACTGCAAGAACACAATCATAACTGAGAATGCAAACTGGCCTGCCAGCCCTATTTTCTGCCACCAATGTGACTTGATATTGTAGTTAATAAATGTGAAGGAGCTAGTAATACCTTGCCTTTAGTAGCAAAGtgtctcttgcttctttctttcaCTGGTCGAATTGTAATTTGATGGTTATGGCGATTCCCCTTCAAAGCACTTACCTTACCTGAGGCAGTTCAGTTCTCGAGACAGAAGAGTTCTTTTCTGCCTGCTGCAACACTTCCATGTATCTTTGTACTATTTTTgcacggggaggggggaatctttgGTACATGGACAACAGGAGCCTATAAAGAATGTATTGAACAAAATCAAAGCTCACCCATTAAACTCACTTGACTGAGACATTTAATGATGCTTAATGCGGTGTGATGCCTAGTTTCCTTCCTGGCTGTGGAGATAAGTTCTGACTCATATGAGGTATATTTGCTATTTCTCACTCTTAATTAGTAAGTACTGCTTCCTACAAACATTATGCAACATGCACGTTTGGAGATTTGTTCTAAAAAGAGTATGGCTTAAGAGCCATTCAAAATGCCTACAGATTACTTCTGTATATGTGGGATGGGATTCAGCTGTACCATCAAAATCAAATGTACAAATTATGTCAATAGGCAGTTATTTTTACTGTAGTTAAGCAGTTGGGATGAGGAGAGCTATGTCTAACATTCAGATTGGTGGTCAAATTTCTTTTACCTCATATGGGAAAAATTGAAATCATGAAGTTTTGGAAAGTAGGAACTTCTGTTTGTTTGTGGTATAGAGTGCTGCTTctctatagcattggaaaaagtccagaaaagggcaactagaatgattaaagggttggaacactttccctatgaagaaaggttaaaacgcttggggctctttagcttggagaaatgtcgactgcggggtgacatgatagaggtttacaagattatgcatgggatggagaaagtagagaaagaagtacttttctccctttctcacaatacaagaactcgtgggcatttgatgaaattgctgagcagtcaggttaaaacagataaaaggaagtacttcttcacccaaagggtgattaacatggggacttcactggcacaggaggtggtggcggctacaagtatagccagcttcaagagcgggctagataaaaatatggagcagaggtccatcagtggctattagccacagtgtgtgtttatatatatatatatgtgtgtgtgtgtgtgtatatgtgtgtgtgtgtatatatatatatatatatataaataaatgtttttggccactgtgtaacagcgtgttggactagatgggccattggcctgatccaacatggtttctcttatgttctcctgatGGGTTTCAGCAAAGAGATGGTAAAATTAATTCTAGAACAAACTGTTTGCATGTAACCTTATTTAGGGTCAAAGCTGCTATATAACTTTAGTGCCTACTTCAGCTCAGGGAAAGCTTAACTGGATTGGAAACTTTCCCTTCAACTCTAAGCCTGGTTACAATTCACAGCATCTCTTTAGAAAAATGATACGGCAGCGATACAAAGGTGCTATACTGGAACTAGTTTGATCTCTGCTATGAAAGGATTTTGTTGATGACAGAAAAGGCTGTACAGTCCATTGCACTTGGTGTAAGGAAGAAATCGCAGGTTAAGTTGCAGCCTGAAAAACCGTGTGCATTAGCAAACTTGTTTCTTTCAAGTCCTCTGTGATTTAAGGCTTCCGGTCTGAGAATCCAGCTGGGCTGCagtctcctgaataaggggaaacttaattctctgttcagggtagtaaaaagcCTTCCTTTCGgctttctgcctacatttctcagaggTTTGTCCAGGATACGTATAGCAACTTTGAGACGGTTAACCTTGGCTAAAAATAGATCTCAGAGGAGAtctttttgaggctttgaggaccgCCGAAGAAAGGTGGCGtttccagcatctacagaggattatagagccatttaattggcataagcctgtcaggatctcattctcttttggaactgataaacatctgaaaaCTAAGACCGAAGTTTAAACTGCATAGCTGTTAAGAGGTACTTGATTACAATCTCTCGCTCCAAGGCTTTTTTAaactaatctaaataacattggaaggtgggaaaGATCGAATTACAAAGAAGGGGAGGTGaggaaaagaaaatttaaaacttggactttgttaaattaaggactttGAAAGAAACTGTGAAAGAtctgttttgaatacctgtggtggcAAACATATGCATCGGTGTCATGGCTCTGCACTTGCAATCAACGTAACAAGCACTCCAAAGATCGCGATAATTGGAGAACGTGAACTGGAGcctagtgaaccaggaagtaaagacTGAAATGGACTAACAAagaaggtgagaggagcaagaagaaggcctacgctaggaattttaaccatagagaaattacgatcaccattttgaagaaaagaaaattgtcaaaaacttaaaaatcaatatttaagcTCAGGAAGGTCGGAGAATGgcgaaattagtctcattttaaagggcaagttctaagctaTTAGATTTGGTGTTGGACTTTAGAATTGGAGATTTCAGaatttttgaagggtttttttatgtcagaagaaagacaaactcgtgcaagagcccactctttggacaaaatgcaaagtcaATTTGATGCTATGGAGGCtaggattatgaagggtgtggaaaagatgttaacagcttgtaaaaaagaacttaagaaggacattggagaccttaaaaatgAAATTGAAGATTTCAAAAATGAAGTGGTTGTAGTGACAAACAGAGTcaaggatgttgaagagaaagttaatgtacatgcttccaccttattaaagctacaagagaaggtaacagtacATGACTGCAggttaatggaaactcaagtgcgtctgagaggagtacctgaaggggaggaaactgatttaatggaatatatggtgaaaataattgctgactttttagaggaagatcctgaaaggtccagaaacatgtttgacagtatgtacagagttaattcatcatatgcaaaagataaaggcctaccaagagatatagttataaaattaaggtcaaaagacatggcagggaaaattcaaaaaagctttttttgaagaaaataaagactttgcaccataatggattacaaattactatcttggaatataaatggactaaattcaccacaaaaaagaaaagcatttcattggattaaaaaacaaaaaagttaacaagaactctgagagactatgatttggaagtgtttaaaaaggagtggaagaaatttaaaaaatatatagagttagagtggaacgtaaaaagacattggacaattttttaatatgaatgagaagaaaaagacattgtacTTAGATAGGTTTGGGATACCTTTagatttggatttaaatatataacttcggggtaagtccaataatggagggaggggggattgaaaatatcatatgggttagggatagaaaagatataactaaacactgtaaccatatgttattaataaattgttaaaacatgaaaaaacaaaaatgtaatataatttgtttacaggaagttcatatacaacaaaaggattactaatttttatggaataaacaattggggttggaatttttttcattggcagaacaaaagaaaaggggtgtggttttttatattaaggaacaattagagccaaaattgatatttaaagataacgatggaagatatgtagcagtggaagTAATGATTGACGCAAAGAAAACgttattaggactatatgcaccaagtggtgcaaaagattttttttttaaagacatcaatcgacagttggatgaagtgtcctatgaccagatcttgatgatgggtgattttaatggaacaatacaaaacaatatagataggtctggccaaaagggcaataacaaagaagggaaattaccaaaatctttttttgagttggttaaacaaaaaagcttggaggatatttggagaaaatttaaccctgaagtaagaggcTATACCTACTACTTTTTcctagaatagatatgttatggggctctaaaaatttgggcctcataactagaaaagtagagattctaccaaagatatgtgcagatcataatccaatattttgggctacaaaactgcaaaagaaaacaagaagatggagaataaatgaggatttgctacaagataaagagactgtgacatttctagaaaaggaaaccatagtttttttccaaataaatgatactgatgatatagatttccagacggtttgggataattacaaagcagtaatgagaagaatattgattacattgaataataaagataaaagaaaaacaaatgctggacattcaaaatgaaataaagggaaaaaatgggaactgagaaaaagaccagggaaaaagaaaataataagggaaattactatattacaaactcaagtgagacatttgttgaataaagaactggaatggaatttgaaaagtttgcaacagaaatcgtttgaaagtgcgaataaaacTGGGAAGTACttagcttggcaattgaagaaaaagaaagaaaataaaattattaacaaaattgtggctaaTGAAAAAcagatagtagaccaagaaggaatcaaaagggaattttttaaatattatgcaaatttattcaaaggtgtgaaaataaaagaaaaaatggaagagtatttacgaaatattaaaatagcacccttgactgaatatatgaaaaagattttgaatgatccaatagaaaaaattgaaatcgaagcagcaatcaatgtaatgaaagtaggtaaggctcctgggccggatggatatacaactaaattttataaaaattttaaagagagtaccaaaattacaaaatttgatgaatacgataagaacaaaaggggaaattccaaatacttggaaagaagctgtaatctcgttgattcctaaggaagatagagatgttacgaatgtaaagaattatagaccaatttcattattaaacaatgactataagataaatataagaattctggcagaacaacttaagcaatatttgattaactttataaaggaagagcaagcgggatttctccctataAGGCAAATTAAAGACAatataagaactgttgtaaatattgtagaatattatgagaaacatccagaaaaagaggtggcattattctttgtagatgcagagaaagcctttgataatctgaactgggactttatgtttgcagtaatggaaaagataaatcttggagagcattttataagaatgacaaaagcaatttatatggaacaacaagcaaaattgtgtataaatgcagatcttacaaatgaaatggtgagcaaaggtacaagacaaggatgtccgctttcaccattgctgtttataatgactcttgaaattttgctaaggcaaatacaagatgataaagaaatagaaggactgaaaattagaggattctcttataaatatagagcatttgcggacaATATTGTGTTTATATctgaaaatccgatacaagtgacctttgttgctagctaagatacaATAATATGGAGAAATAGCAGGactttatgtaaataaagaaaaatcaaaaaatctatgtaaaaatatgcaactaaataaacagaaagaattgcagagtttgatgggatgtgaagttacctctaaagttaaatatttaggtttagaaataacaatgaagaatattgatttgtacaaaaataattatgaaaagttatggatgaagacatggcgaaatggaatagacttaatctgtctttgttgggtaggattgctgcaattaagattaaCATTTTGGCAAGAATAATGTacttatttcaaactattctgattgtgaaagatagtaaacaatttaataaatggcaaaggaagatcttagaatttgtatgggctgggaaaaagccaaggatcaagatgaaaattttaacagatgctaaagagagggcaggatttcagcttccagatctaagattatatcatgatgcagtttgtttggcgtggataaaggattggatgatgttgttaaataaaaaactcttattgctagaagctcatggaaacaaaTTCAGCTGGCATGTTTATATGTACAATGGGAAaaaagatggttttttttctcaccattatcagaaataatttgttaaatacatggataaagtacaagaaatatggtgatgaaagaaagcagttatggatagtaccagcagaagtaataaaaataacggttgaatctgatgaagagagagggttgtcatataatcaattactaaagacCCAAGGTGATAacgttgaattaaaatctgctgaagagctgaacaataagtatgactggtttcaaatgcaacaaataaaaagtttgatggaaaatgatattaaatctgaaggaattagacgcaaacaaacagaaatggaaaaagttctgcttggagataatgaaaaattaatatcgaaaatatataatttattgttgaaatggtctacagaagaagaagtagtaaaatctcaaatgattaaatgggcaattaatacaaacaaggaaatacagatggatacacgGGAGTATCTtcggaagaactctatgagaatatcaacatcagagtattaaagagaattgttttaagatgatgtataggtggtatatgactcctaaaaactgtcaaagatgagtaaaaagatgtcggatagatgttggaaatgtaagaaacatgaaggttctttttatcatatgtggtggacatgtgaaagagcaaaaaagttctggcagatgatacagcaagaaatatctaagattctgggatatgacttcaagaaagtagcagagacttttctgttgggattacaaatggaaaaatttccaaaagaagatagaactttaatttggtacttgttctcagctgctaggacattgtatgtgcagttgtggaaacaagaaaaaataccagagaaatgggattggattataaattttttatcgtggagtgagatggataaactaacaagaattctaagagactatgatttggaagtgtttaaaagggagtggaagaaacttGGAGGTTATGTAGAGAAaaaatggaacgtaaaaagacattggacaattttttaataatgagtattagaaaaggtggaatatgaatttagattgttatagttaaaggtacctttataagtgaacttgaagtatataacttcggtgggagtctaaaaacagaaggagggggggattagaaaatatcatatgggttagggatagagatgatataaatggatattgttaccatatgctattaataaaactgtttaaaacgAAAGTCCTCTGTGATTTAAGAGGAGGATCACAATTTGTGTTGAATTACAGCTACTACCAGCTTAAGTTGACTTATTAGCATTGAGGTGGTTTGAAGAACTTAACAACTGTTATCCTGGAAGGAAAACTACAATAGCATAGGCCTGATTTGCCTCAAGGAGAACTTAACCAGTAGCCCTTTCTTCCTCCTACCTGATGAGCAGGTTCACATCAACTGTCTCCAGTACCACAGATTTATTCAAACAAGTTAACTTTATTTTACAATAATGCAtcagtgcatttttaaaacagaagAAAGCCATTTATTTTAGAGTACATAAAGGCAACCAAAATCATAGAAAATTATTACTAACAAGCCTTAAAGCATGCACAATTAATGCAACATTGACTTGTGCCTGGGAGAGGTAAAGGACAAAACAAGAGGAGAAATGCTGTTTTCAGACAGAAGCCTTTTGTCAGAGCTTGAGAACAAAGCAGGGCCAGAAGATcaacccttcccaccaaagtagAGAGAAACAGGTTAGGTGAACCACAGTGCTCACCAATAAGTGTCAGGAATGCCCTGCTAGGGATGGAGACTGGGCTGTTAAGAATATTCCCATGGGTGATGGTGGGTTtaatgcctggtggaagaaagGGACACAAGTATGTGGGGGTAACACGCATTGGACCAGCACTCAAATTACTTCCTAGTCTGCTCTCTCCCATGAAAGAAAGATCAAGCATTTGAGTAAAAAGGTTTGGCAAGTTTGAATCTGAGTGGAGCTTTTCAAGAAGTCACCCTTGCCCCTCAACACACCAAGTTATTCATTGCTGGGACATTGCTCTGAAATGCTCTCCCAAAACATTCAGTAAATACAAACAGCTCCTGGAAGCACTCTGAGCTACTCTAACACCATCCCTCAGATAAATAGCAACTAATAACACCTCCCCTCGGATCTTACTCTTGGCCAGCTTTATTCCATGGCTTCCCTATATCCAGAATGAGATAATTACATCCTTGTGCATTTTGTAGTCATTTTAGGACTTCAATCAGCAGGGCAGCTATAAAGCCCTCCCTTGTACGCCCCAGCTAGTGAGTCAAAGATGAACACACACCCCCCATTACACGCAGAAATCAGGCACAACAGAACAGCTCTTCAAAACCACAAATAAGTGGATTGTTACAATAATAAACATTTACAGACATTCACCATTCCTCTGACAAAAGAGACCCCACCACCAAGCCCAAGAATAGAATAGGCCCCCCTCCCTAGGTCACAAGGGGGCCTCTCACGGACAGTCATATCCCAAGAGAAGACCAGGAAAGGCACCACTGGGAAAGCAAGCATAGGAGGGAGCCAATAATTATCACTTCTGCTTGGGCCAAAATACATGAGCGTGAAACCATTTGGGTCCAGTGGTTTCCTTTTTCTCCCAAGGACCAAATTAGGGAGAAGTTACCTTCAGCTTTTCCCATTCCCCTCCAGCAGGGCCTCAGGACAGTAAAGTGCAAAGCATGATAACACAGAAATATGCATAGACCCTCCCACCATCCACAGCCTTCCTTCCCCTTGGGGAAGCTCTGCAATGAAGACAAACGAAGCTCCCTTCAAGTAGGTTTTAATAGAGATGCATCCCCCGAAGGCTGTGGCAGACTCTGGGGGCGGTAAGGCAATAAAGACTTTGAGTGTGTCCTGGAAGGATGAAGAGCTAGGAGGTCCGAGTTTGTTTTAGGAGGGTCATTCCTTCACATAAGT containing:
- the LOC132579575 gene encoding SLAIN motif-containing protein-like isoform X2 encodes the protein MVVPGSAPVIQSDHSLGTDLGRGSTEGSAMGPDAEPLTDQVGPELEEVRKLQELVRRLELQNQQLRTRSLRSVPEAKLLSQADAGVDNCNSRLNGMEMNNSINALMDKQELQIVADLHSALSKMKSEAEEREECLKKDIEATVQHSCATALGKESSNAQFVSSTKKSSDGNTSGLSSWDCGSSRSVEPILRMNEETTDVEDLLNESALDEVEVLELESGTDEEDSWLYVSPRKSSIDEKESPLKWCRQVLDHPSPETEAACRTLINRLDQASRWKSLYCSPLASPSVHNLNTDAGSCSNALNSPGHYKSTNKPLLTCGSSGYLSMHSALSSQSSVESELSTSDDSISMGYKLQDLTDVQVMARLQEESLRQDCASSSASVSRRSSSASLHSLRRGTYSDQDFDTYSLDDEDDDCSLSYHSSHRYSPSPLSSPRCQSPSTNTDYGRATGTRIRPPRRTMQSPMQDRLKYSGNEEELRHSMPNLARTGLRSLESVRNSRSLESDLQVPGNRLSRIQQPSGSLAPSKLRYSSGAGQSPLTVRQPMKAGSCANTLLPPRQPVRATGYAGPTGRVRKLPSSTLSPASAGSNSSVARSSCVTTGAKNSLAKNRTSVGGATAPKGKLSQPAKRFPKAAVSIDDSWKDGCY
- the LOC132579575 gene encoding SLAIN motif-containing protein-like isoform X4, giving the protein MVVPGSAPVIQSDHSLGTDLGRGSTEGSAMGPDAEPLTDQVGPELEEVRKLQELVRRLELQNQQLRTRSLRSVPEAKLLSQADAGVDNCNSRLNGMEMNNSINALMDKQELQIVADLHSALSKMKSEAEEREECLKKDIEATVQHSCATALGKESSNAQFVSSTKKSSDGNTSGLSSWDCGSSRSVEPILRMNEETTDVEDLLNESALDEVEVLELESGTDEEDSWLYVSPRKSSIDEKESPLKWCRQVLDHPSPETEAACRTLINRLDQGYLSMHSALSSQSSVESELSTSDDSISMGYKLQDLTDVQVMARLQEESLRQDCASSSASVSRRSSSASLHSLRRGTYSDQDFDTYSLDDEDDDCSLSYHSSHRYSPSPLSSPRCQSPSTNTDYGRATGTRIRPPRRTMQSPMQDRLKYSGNEEELRHSMPNLARTGLRSLESVRNSRSLESDLQVPGNRLSRIQQPSGSLAPSKLRYSSGAGQSPLTVRQPMKAGSCANTLLPPRQPVRATGYAGPTGRVRKLPSSTLSPASAGSNSSVARSSCVTTGAKNSLAKNRTSVGGATAPKGKLSQPAKSRFPKAAVSIDDSWKDGCY